From Xenopus tropicalis strain Nigerian chromosome 3, UCB_Xtro_10.0, whole genome shotgun sequence, the proteins below share one genomic window:
- the itfg2 gene encoding integrin-alpha FG-GAP repeat-containing protein 2 (The RefSeq protein has 3 substitutions compared to this genomic sequence), with protein sequence MRSLSYVQRAVLEFSGSLFPHALCLGDADNDSLNELVLGDTSGKLHVYKNEQSKPWLTRSCSGMLTCVGVGDVCNKGKNFVIAVSAEGWFHLFDLSAKPEGPLDALQGDEQKATYTQHLPANTKLALISDIDGDGLCELVLGYTDRVVRAFRWESPPDADLTCGQLVTLKKWLLEGQVDSLSVNPAADGTPELMVSQPGCGYAVLLCTWKEDPSLGTEGAGAAETREVSTRDVILHQTSLRIHNKNVSTHLIGSIKRGPSAGRKEAGLFALCTLDGTLKLMQGSDRLLQGSDQLLWSVQVDHQLFALEKLDITGNGEEEVVACAWDGQTYIIDHNHAILRFQVEENVSAFCAGLYACREDENSPCLVYVGFNQKIYIYWAVTLERIETSNLLRVMEGNDEFSALLSQLHVDANDPSAVRELIHQTMYFPNSGDKRAANKPN encoded by the exons ATGCGCTCCCTCAGCTATGTGCAACGAGCAGTCCTGGAATTCAGCGGCTCCCTGTTCCCTCACGCCCTGTGCCTGGGGGATGCTGACAATGACTCG CTGAACGAGCTGGTTCTTGGGGACACGAGTGGAAAGTTGCATGTCTATAAAAATGAACAAAGCAAGCCCTGGCTGACCCGCTCTTGCTCCGGGATG ctcacGTGTGTTGGGGTAGGCGATGTTTGCAATAAAGGAAAG AATTTTGTGATTGCAGTCAGCGCAGAAGGCTGGTTTCACCTCTTTGACTTGTCGGCCAAGCCTGAAGGCCCATTGGACCCTTTGCAGGGGGATGAGCAGAAAGCAACCTATACCCAGCACCTCCCAGCCAACACAAAGCTTGCTCTGATCAGTGATATTG ATGGGGACGGACTCTGTGAGTTGGTTCTGGGGTACACAGACCGAGTAGTGCGGGCTTTTCGCTGGGAAAGTCCCCCGGATGCTGACCTGACATGTGGCCAATTGGTGACCCTAAAGAAATGGCTGCTTGAAGGGCAG GTGGATAGTCTTTCTGTTAATCCTGCTGCAGATGGGACCCCGGAGCTCATGGTGTCCCAGCCTGGGTGCGGCTATGCTGTTCTCCTCTGTACATGGAAAGAAGACCCGAGCTTGGGCACCGAGGGGGCAGGAGCTGCAGAAACCAG GGAGGTTTCCACACGGGATGTTATCCTTCACCAGACTTCTCTCCGGATccataataaaaatgtttctacGCACCTGATTGGCAGCATAAAGAGAG GGCCTAGTGCTGGGAGAAAGGAAGCCGGCCTGTTTGCCCTCTGCACTTTGGATG GCACCCTGAAGCTTATGCAGGGCTCAGATCGGCTCCTACAGGGCTCAGATCAGCTCCTATGGTCGGTCCAGGTGGATCATCAGCTGTTTGCACTAGAGAAGGTGGATATAACG GGCAATGGGGAGGAAGAAGTTGTtgcctgtgcgtgggatggaCAGACATACATTATTGATCACAACCACGCCATCTTGCGCTTCCAGGTGGAGGAGAATGTCAGTGCCTTCTGTGCAG GCCTCTATGCCTGCCGGGAAGATGAGAACAGCCCTTGCTTGGTGTACGTGGGCTTCAACCAGAAGATCTACATTTATTGGGCCGTGACACTGGAACGAATAGAGACTTCCAATCTGCTGCGCGTCATGGAGGGAAATGATGAGTTCTCTGCCCTGTTGAGCCAGCTCCATGTTG ACGCCAATGATCCTTCTGCTGTTCGCGAGCTCATTCACCAGACCATGTACTTTCCCAATAGTGGGGACAAACGTGCTGCTAATAAGCCTGACTAG
- the itfg2 gene encoding KICSTOR complex protein ITFG2 isoform X1, whose translation MRSLSYVQRAVLEFSGSLFPHALCLGDADNDSLNELVLGDTSGKLHVYKNEQSKPWLTRSCSGMLTCVGVGDVCNKGKNFVIAVSAEGWFHLFDLSAKPEGPLDPLQGDEQKATYTQHLPANTKLALISDIDGDGLCELVLGYTDRVVRAFRWESPPDADLTCGQLVTLKKWLLEGQVDSLSVNPAADGTPELMVSQPGCGYAVLLCTWKEDPSLGTEGAGAAETREVSTRDVILHQTSLRIHNKNVSTHLIGSIKRGTLKLMQGSDRLLQGSDQLLWSVQVDHQLFALEKVDITGNGEEEVVACAWDGQTYIIDHNHAILRFQVEENVSAFCAGLYACREDENSPCLVYVGFNQKIYIYWAVTLERIETSNLLRVMEGNDEFSALLSQLHVDANDPSAVRELIHQTMYFPNSGDKRAANKPD comes from the exons ATGCGCTCCCTCAGCTATGTGCAACGAGCAGTCCTGGAATTCAGCGGCTCCCTGTTCCCTCACGCCCTGTGCCTGGGGGATGCTGACAATGACTCG CTGAACGAGCTGGTTCTTGGGGACACGAGTGGAAAGTTGCATGTCTATAAAAATGAACAAAGCAAGCCCTGGCTGACCCGCTCTTGCTCCGGGATG ctcacGTGTGTTGGGGTAGGCGATGTTTGCAATAAAGGAAAG AATTTTGTGATTGCAGTCAGCGCAGAAGGCTGGTTTCACCTCTTTGACTTGTCGGCCAAGCCTGAAGGCCCATTGGACCCTTTGCAGGGGGATGAGCAGAAAGCAACCTATACCCAGCACCTCCCAGCCAACACAAAGCTTGCTCTGATCAGTGATATTG ATGGGGACGGACTCTGTGAGTTGGTTCTGGGGTACACAGACCGAGTAGTGCGGGCTTTTCGCTGGGAAAGTCCCCCGGATGCTGACCTGACATGTGGCCAATTGGTGACCCTAAAGAAATGGCTGCTTGAAGGGCAG GTGGATAGTCTTTCTGTTAATCCTGCTGCAGATGGGACCCCGGAGCTCATGGTGTCCCAGCCTGGGTGCGGCTATGCTGTTCTCCTCTGTACATGGAAAGAAGACCCGAGCTTGGGCACCGAGGGGGCAGGAGCTGCAGAAACCAG GGAGGTTTCCACACGGGATGTTATCCTTCACCAGACTTCTCTCCGGATccataataaaaatgtttctacGCACCTGATTGGCAGCATAAAGAGAG GCACCCTGAAGCTTATGCAGGGCTCAGATCGGCTCCTACAGGGCTCAGATCAGCTCCTATGGTCGGTCCAGGTGGATCATCAGCTGTTTGCACTAGAGAAGGTGGATATAACG GGCAATGGGGAGGAAGAAGTTGTtgcctgtgcgtgggatggaCAGACATACATTATTGATCACAACCACGCCATCTTGCGCTTCCAGGTGGAGGAGAATGTCAGTGCCTTCTGTGCAG GCCTCTATGCCTGCCGGGAAGATGAGAACAGCCCTTGCTTGGTGTACGTGGGCTTCAACCAGAAGATCTACATTTATTGGGCCGTGACACTGGAACGAATAGAGACTTCCAATCTGCTGCGCGTCATGGAGGGAAATGATGAGTTCTCTGCCCTGTTGAGCCAGCTCCATGTTG ACGCCAATGATCCTTCTGCTGTTCGCGAGCTCATTCACCAGACCATGTACTTTCCCAATAGTGGGGACAAACGTGCTGCTAATAAGCCTGACTAG